The genomic window CGATTCACGCTCGGGTCTCAGGCCGAGGCTGCGGGCGGGGCGGTGCGGCGGACCGTGACGGTCTGGGGCGTGGTGTATTCGAGCAGGCCCTCGGCGCCGCTCTCCGAGCCGAGTCCGGACTGCTTGTGACCCGCGAAGGTGACGAGCGGGGTGAGGTGCTGGACCTCGTTGATCCACACCGTGCCGGCCCGCAGGCGCCGCCCGACGGCCAGCGCCGCCTCCGGGTCCGATGACCAGACGGAGGCGCCGAGCCCGTACTCGCTCGCGTTCGCCCGGGCGACGGCGTCCTCGACGTCGTCGAAGCGGAGCACCGGCAGGACCGGCCCGAACTGCTCCTCCCGGACGATCCGCGAGGACTCCGGAGGGTTGTCCAGGAGCGTCGGCTCCACGAAGTAGCCCGGCCCATCCCCGGCCCGGCCGCCGGTGGCGAAACGGTGGCCCTGGGTGTGGGAGTCCTGGAGGAGGTCGAGGACCCGCTCGTACTGCGGGCGGTTCTGCACCGGGCCGAGCCGTACGCCCGGCTCGGTACCGCGGCCGACCCGCACGGTGGCGGCGTAGGCGGCCAGCGCCCGCAGGAGCGGCTGGTGGACATCGTGGTGGACGTACAGCCGCTTGATCGCCAGGCAGACCTGGCCGCTGTTGGCGAAGGCACCCCAGAACAACTTCTCCGCGATGGCGGGCACATCGACGTCCGGCAGGACGATGGCCGCGTCGTTGCCGCCCAGCTCCAGGGTCACCCGGGTCAGCGTGGGCGCCGCGCCGGCCATCACCTGGCGGCCGGTCCGGGTGGAGCCGGTGTAGCTGATCATGTCGATGCCGGGGTGCGCGGTCATCCACGGCCCCAGCTCGGCGCCGCCCGAGACGACGTTCAGGACACCGGGCGGCAGGACCTCGCGCAGCAGCTCGCCGACCTTCAGCGTGACCAGCGGGGTGAACGGGGACGGCTTCCACACCACCGTGTTGCCCGCCAGCAGCGCCGGGGCGAGCTTGAACCCCGCGTTGCCCAGCGGGTAGTTCCACGGCACGATCGCGCCCACCACTCCCAGCGGCACCCGGCGGGTCACCGAGAGCCGCTCCGCGCTGTCCTCGTTCACCGTCTCCGGCAGCGACAGCGACGTCGTCCCGCGCAGCCAGTACCCGAACCCGAGGATCTCCGCGGCGGCGTCGTCCAACGACTTGCCCTGCTCCCGGGTCAGGAGCCGCTTGAGCGCATCGAGCTGCGCCTCGACGGTGTCGGCGACCGCCAGGACGAGCTTGCGCCGCTCCTCCAACGGCGTCGCGGACCAGCCGGGCAGGGCTGCCCGGGCCGCGGCGACCGCTTGGTCGAGCTGCTCGGGCGAGCAGACCGGCGCCCTGGCCGCTACCGTCTCGTCGGCCGGGTCGAGGACCTCGTAGGACGACGCACCCGCCACCGCCCGGCCGGCGATGGTCATGGTGAAGTCGGTGGCGGCACTGGTGTCCATGGCGGTTCTCCTGGCACGACGATCGGTGGTGTGTGCCCGCCTTCGGGGCGGACGTCCGGTCCGGCCCCCCAAGGCCGTGGGCCGGCACACCATCGAC from Kitasatospora sp. NBC_01250 includes these protein-coding regions:
- a CDS encoding aldehyde dehydrogenase family protein, which codes for MDTSAATDFTMTIAGRAVAGASSYEVLDPADETVAARAPVCSPEQLDQAVAAARAALPGWSATPLEERRKLVLAVADTVEAQLDALKRLLTREQGKSLDDAAAEILGFGYWLRGTTSLSLPETVNEDSAERLSVTRRVPLGVVGAIVPWNYPLGNAGFKLAPALLAGNTVVWKPSPFTPLVTLKVGELLREVLPPGVLNVVSGGAELGPWMTAHPGIDMISYTGSTRTGRQVMAGAAPTLTRVTLELGGNDAAIVLPDVDVPAIAEKLFWGAFANSGQVCLAIKRLYVHHDVHQPLLRALAAYAATVRVGRGTEPGVRLGPVQNRPQYERVLDLLQDSHTQGHRFATGGRAGDGPGYFVEPTLLDNPPESSRIVREEQFGPVLPVLRFDDVEDAVARANASEYGLGASVWSSDPEAALAVGRRLRAGTVWINEVQHLTPLVTFAGHKQSGLGSESGAEGLLEYTTPQTVTVRRTAPPAASA